One Prosthecobacter debontii DNA window includes the following coding sequences:
- a CDS encoding UxaA family hydrolase, whose amino-acid sequence MILRVHPADDLIVALQDLSAGQIVHLEGRTWTLPEAIPAKHKFASQDFPSGHLATMYGVTVGRATQAIPAGGLIRTGNLQHHAAPCTGKQADLLWTPPDVSRWQGRTFQGFRRAHGPAGTANHWLVIPLVFCENRNVAFMREALTRALGYAQTSAYERYAQELVQAHQCGRLAENTGLPLEALPVPTPLFSNISGIKFLEHGLGCGGTRQDAIALCRLLAGYIAHPNVAGATVLSLGCQHAQVSLLEAELSRLYPQHSKPLLIFEQQKWASEQAMLTEAIRATFHGIAQAHEQGGRTTCPISDLILGVECGGSDGFSGISANPVIGHTADLLAALGGAPVLSEFPELSGVEQNLCDRCLSPELADRFLDLMRRYEDAARACGSGFDANPSPGNIRDGLITDAMKSAGAAKKGGTAPIVDVLDYGEPIRRHGGLTLYCTPGNDVESTTALAGGGCTLMLFSTGLGTPTGNPICPTLKVATHTALMQRMADILDFDTGAVITGTQSVASMGESLLDLCLATASGDYVPQAIRLGQDDFLPWKRGVSL is encoded by the coding sequence ATGATCCTCCGCGTCCATCCCGCTGATGACCTCATCGTCGCCCTTCAGGATCTATCAGCGGGGCAAATTGTGCATTTGGAGGGCCGGACCTGGACCTTACCGGAGGCGATTCCGGCAAAGCACAAGTTTGCCTCGCAGGACTTCCCCTCAGGGCACTTGGCCACGATGTATGGGGTAACCGTAGGCCGGGCCACCCAGGCGATCCCTGCAGGAGGTCTCATCCGCACAGGCAATCTTCAACATCACGCGGCCCCCTGCACAGGCAAGCAAGCCGATCTCCTCTGGACACCCCCAGACGTCAGCCGGTGGCAAGGTCGCACTTTTCAAGGATTTCGGCGTGCGCATGGACCTGCTGGCACGGCGAATCACTGGCTGGTGATTCCTTTGGTGTTTTGTGAAAACCGCAACGTGGCGTTCATGCGAGAGGCGCTGACTCGGGCGCTCGGTTATGCGCAAACATCTGCCTACGAGCGCTATGCGCAGGAACTCGTGCAGGCCCATCAGTGTGGTCGGCTTGCCGAAAACACGGGCCTCCCTCTCGAAGCACTCCCTGTTCCCACCCCGCTTTTTTCTAACATCTCCGGCATCAAGTTTCTGGAGCATGGGCTGGGCTGTGGCGGCACCCGACAGGATGCCATCGCCCTCTGCCGTTTGCTGGCCGGTTACATCGCTCATCCCAATGTTGCCGGCGCTACGGTGCTCAGCCTGGGATGCCAGCACGCTCAAGTGAGTCTTCTAGAAGCTGAACTCAGCCGTCTCTATCCCCAGCACTCCAAGCCATTGCTCATCTTTGAACAGCAAAAATGGGCCTCTGAGCAGGCGATGCTGACCGAGGCCATTCGGGCCACTTTTCACGGCATCGCCCAGGCGCATGAACAAGGCGGTCGCACTACATGTCCGATCTCTGACTTGATCCTGGGTGTGGAGTGTGGTGGGTCCGACGGGTTTTCCGGCATCTCAGCGAATCCTGTCATCGGTCATACCGCGGATCTACTGGCGGCCTTGGGAGGAGCCCCGGTTTTGTCTGAATTTCCTGAACTCTCTGGCGTGGAGCAAAATCTCTGCGACCGCTGTCTCTCTCCAGAGTTGGCGGACCGTTTTTTAGATCTCATGCGGCGTTATGAAGACGCTGCGCGGGCCTGTGGTTCGGGCTTCGATGCCAATCCCTCTCCAGGCAACATCCGGGATGGCCTGATCACCGATGCCATGAAGTCGGCTGGTGCGGCCAAAAAAGGCGGCACGGCCCCGATTGTGGATGTGCTCGATTATGGAGAACCTATTCGTCGTCACGGTGGCCTAACTCTGTATTGCACTCCGGGGAACGATGTGGAATCCACCACTGCCCTGGCGGGTGGGGGCTGCACACTCATGCTTTTTTCCACCGGACTAGGCACCCCTACCGGCAACCCCATCTGCCCCACACTGAAGGTGGCCACCCACACGGCTCTCATGCAGCGGATGGCGGACATTCTCGACTTCGATACCGGCGCCGTGATCACTGGAACTCAAAGTGTCGCGTCCATGGGAGAATCCCTCCTGGATCTTTGTCTCGCAACCGCCAGTGGTGACTATGTGCCCCAAGCCATCCGG
- a CDS encoding rhomboid family intramembrane serine protease, protein MSIYDRDYMRSGPPPFGEWIRERTAFQWLFALNVMVFVLQWGFDFAWVRDALTQAPLRPAGGISVDELADGHFWTPFTHLFVHAGWWPFLGNMLLLWFAGRRVQALYSGRSLVFLYCIAGLLGAAVQLAVSAYALKNTGSLLMGASASVLGLVLAYAVAMPEEEVPLLVISQRAFARLLMAVNAGVAVLLLTGHLPEWAQLTDSNCFAHLGGGLAGWYYARSLGYGRAQRPRPYLEFRERETVTGSSLRRRPQMARTRPAARRPDVDVDLEAVRRENPQNDPLVDLMKDEVDPILDKINDHGMGSLTEDERRTLERASRRFTK, encoded by the coding sequence ATGTCCATCTACGACCGCGACTACATGCGCTCTGGACCTCCACCTTTTGGGGAGTGGATCCGTGAGAGAACCGCATTCCAGTGGTTGTTTGCCCTGAATGTGATGGTCTTCGTTCTCCAATGGGGATTTGATTTCGCCTGGGTGCGCGATGCCCTCACTCAAGCCCCCCTGCGCCCAGCCGGGGGCATCAGCGTGGATGAATTGGCCGATGGACATTTTTGGACTCCCTTCACCCACCTGTTCGTGCATGCCGGTTGGTGGCCGTTTTTGGGCAACATGCTGCTGCTGTGGTTTGCCGGGCGGCGAGTGCAGGCCCTATACAGTGGCCGCAGCCTCGTCTTCCTCTACTGCATTGCCGGGTTGCTGGGTGCGGCCGTTCAGCTTGCCGTCTCCGCCTACGCGTTGAAAAATACCGGCTCACTGTTGATGGGGGCTTCCGCTTCTGTCTTGGGGCTGGTCCTGGCTTATGCCGTGGCGATGCCGGAGGAGGAAGTACCTCTGCTGGTGATCAGCCAGCGTGCCTTTGCCCGTCTGCTCATGGCCGTCAATGCGGGTGTGGCCGTGCTTCTCCTTACCGGGCACTTGCCCGAATGGGCTCAACTGACGGACTCCAACTGCTTTGCTCATCTAGGTGGTGGCTTGGCCGGTTGGTACTATGCCCGTTCATTGGGTTATGGCCGCGCGCAGAGACCGCGTCCGTATCTGGAATTCCGCGAGCGTGAAACCGTCACCGGCTCATCTCTCCGCCGTCGCCCACAGATGGCCCGCACCCGTCCGGCGGCTCGCCGCCCCGATGTGGATGTCGATCTGGAAGCCGTGCGCCGAGAGAACCCGCAGAACGATCCGCTGGTGGACCTGATGAAGGATGAAGTCGATCCCATCCTCGACAAGATCAACGACCACGGCATGGGCAGCCTCACCGAAGACGAACGCCGCACCTTAGAGAGGGCGAGTCGGCGGTTTACCAAATAA
- the menB gene encoding 1,4-dihydroxy-2-naphthoyl-CoA synthase — MWTTIQTFQDIKLEKTADGIGKLTINRPEVRNAFRPQTVKEMLIALDILHEDPEVGVIILCGEGPLAFCSGGDQKVRGNAGYVGDDGVPRLNILDVQRKIRTLPKPVVAMVAGYAIGGGHVLHVVCDLTIAAENARFGQTGPKVGSFDGGLGSSYLARIVGQKKAREIWYLCRQYDAQQALEMGLVNTVVPLEKLEEETLQWCREMLQHSPLALRCLKASLNADCDGQMGLLDLAGNATLLYYMSEEAKEGKNAFVEKRKPDFSKFPRLP; from the coding sequence ATGTGGACCACCATTCAGACCTTCCAAGACATCAAGCTTGAAAAGACCGCCGACGGCATCGGCAAGCTCACCATCAATCGCCCGGAAGTGCGCAATGCCTTCCGACCGCAGACGGTGAAGGAGATGCTCATCGCCCTGGACATCCTGCATGAAGATCCTGAGGTCGGCGTCATCATTCTCTGTGGCGAAGGGCCTTTGGCTTTCTGCTCCGGGGGTGACCAAAAGGTCCGTGGCAATGCCGGATACGTCGGTGATGATGGTGTGCCGCGCCTGAACATCCTGGATGTGCAGCGCAAAATCCGCACCCTGCCCAAGCCCGTCGTCGCCATGGTCGCGGGTTACGCCATCGGGGGTGGTCACGTGCTGCATGTCGTCTGCGATCTCACCATCGCCGCCGAAAACGCTCGTTTCGGTCAGACCGGCCCCAAGGTCGGCAGCTTCGATGGCGGCCTCGGCTCCAGTTATCTAGCCCGCATCGTGGGGCAGAAAAAAGCCCGGGAGATCTGGTATCTCTGCCGTCAATACGATGCCCAGCAGGCCCTGGAAATGGGCTTGGTGAATACCGTCGTCCCGCTGGAAAAACTGGAGGAAGAAACTCTCCAATGGTGCCGTGAGATGCTCCAGCACAGCCCGTTGGCGCTGCGCTGCCTCAAGGCCTCCCTCAATGCCGATTGCGATGGCCAGATGGGTCTGCTTGACCTCGCGGGCAATGCGACCCTGCTCTACTACATGAGTGAGGAAGCCAAAGAAGGTAAAAACGCCTTCGTCGAGAAGCGGAAACCCGACTTCAGCAAGTTCCCACGCCTGCCTTAA
- a CDS encoding PfkB family carbohydrate kinase, with the protein MSVIIAGTVALDNVKTPQDSQDNLLGGSASYAALAASIFTQPVHIVGVIGHDFPEAHLNLLGSKGIQLDGLERSSGASFTWTGEYHEDMNNRTTHAVGINVLESWAPKVPASAAEAKIAVLANMSPDNQLQTLEQCTGASFVVADTMDLWISIANERLHDVLKKIDLLVINDGEAKEFARTTNLVEAGRKLQAKGPRFVVVKRGEHGSYLFGETPDQFFSCSAYPLDSVFDPTGAGDSFLGGMAGWLSSQGKTTPSFEDLRQAVVHGSVTASYTCEAFSTHKLQKVTKDDVASRLSELQRYTSFVA; encoded by the coding sequence ATGTCAGTCATCATCGCCGGAACCGTCGCCCTGGATAACGTCAAAACGCCTCAGGATTCTCAGGATAATCTGCTCGGTGGTTCCGCCTCCTACGCTGCCCTGGCCGCCAGCATTTTCACCCAGCCCGTGCACATCGTGGGTGTCATCGGACATGACTTCCCTGAGGCCCACTTGAATCTCCTCGGCAGCAAAGGCATTCAGCTGGATGGTCTGGAACGTAGCAGCGGTGCCTCCTTCACCTGGACAGGGGAATACCACGAAGACATGAACAACCGAACCACCCATGCGGTGGGGATCAACGTCCTGGAAAGCTGGGCTCCTAAAGTGCCAGCGTCCGCCGCTGAAGCCAAAATCGCCGTCCTGGCCAACATGAGCCCGGACAACCAACTCCAGACGCTGGAGCAATGCACTGGCGCTAGCTTCGTGGTGGCAGACACGATGGATCTATGGATCAGCATCGCCAATGAGCGCCTGCACGATGTGCTGAAAAAGATCGATCTCCTGGTGATCAATGACGGCGAAGCCAAGGAATTTGCCCGCACCACCAACCTCGTCGAAGCCGGACGTAAGCTCCAGGCCAAAGGCCCCCGCTTCGTCGTCGTGAAACGCGGCGAGCACGGCAGCTATCTCTTCGGCGAAACACCTGACCAGTTCTTCTCCTGCTCCGCTTATCCCCTGGATTCCGTCTTCGACCCGACAGGCGCTGGCGACAGCTTCCTCGGCGGCATGGCTGGCTGGCTTTCCTCCCAAGGAAAAACCACCCCCTCCTTTGAAGACCTGCGTCAGGCCGTGGTCCATGGCAGCGTGACCGCCAGCTACACCTGTGAAGCCTTCAGCACTCACAAGCTGCAGAAAGTCACGAAAGATGATGTGGCCAGCCGTCTCAGCGAGCTTCAGCGCTACACCAGCTTCGTCGCCTAA
- a CDS encoding OmpA family protein, translated as MRFSICLIALALLPMMIIAHGWFYAEKQQPGLQAAALEVLQTHGIKAAVADLRYLDLRIAGNAPDATSLEAAEQALAVFGPLRLTRSDLVIPAALHTQLQGATLTISGWLPKDARIQHVTQLLNKLRPDLTIQTEEVKSHPRVFWPEGEKAPLTVESRLLAPLVGNLRVTPWLDLRRDAQGLHAAGGLPATGLRGQLMKLLEPLQAEQLLESTHTMPATFTQDQDVIPLLEAFFAEPGPRHIRFEEGDGPLLEGSATRQLEAQWLALLRPVTGGKRVRSHLTFYPSVFHLPGRKLISPLPAKVASELAETLQETPISFSTGSATLSATEQARLAALTPALLAAGPAVKLVIGGHLDPGSASARDQSLALARARQVLSFLVEQGLPTSDVLTVAFDSVPPGSPGALAAPHTVEILLR; from the coding sequence ATGCGTTTTTCGATCTGTCTCATCGCGTTGGCCTTGCTGCCGATGATGATCATCGCTCACGGATGGTTTTATGCGGAAAAGCAGCAGCCAGGCTTGCAAGCTGCCGCACTGGAGGTGTTGCAGACGCATGGCATCAAGGCCGCCGTCGCGGATCTTCGTTATCTGGATCTGCGCATCGCAGGCAATGCTCCCGATGCCACCTCTCTGGAAGCGGCTGAGCAGGCCTTGGCGGTCTTCGGGCCGCTGCGTCTCACGCGAAGCGATTTGGTCATTCCCGCTGCTTTACATACGCAGCTGCAGGGAGCCACCCTGACGATTTCGGGTTGGCTTCCCAAGGACGCACGTATCCAGCATGTCACCCAATTGTTGAACAAGCTTCGGCCGGACCTCACCATCCAGACGGAGGAGGTGAAGTCGCATCCTCGAGTGTTCTGGCCCGAAGGGGAAAAAGCTCCGCTGACCGTGGAGAGCCGCTTACTCGCCCCGCTCGTGGGAAATCTTCGGGTCACTCCGTGGCTTGATCTTCGCCGCGATGCTCAAGGGCTGCATGCGGCAGGGGGGCTACCCGCCACGGGCCTGCGAGGTCAGTTGATGAAGCTGTTGGAGCCTCTCCAGGCTGAGCAACTCCTGGAGAGCACCCACACGATGCCCGCCACCTTCACACAGGATCAGGATGTGATCCCGTTACTTGAGGCTTTTTTTGCGGAACCTGGGCCTCGACACATTCGCTTTGAAGAGGGTGACGGCCCGTTGTTGGAAGGCTCGGCGACACGCCAGTTGGAGGCTCAATGGCTCGCGCTCTTGCGTCCGGTCACCGGTGGCAAACGGGTTCGCTCCCACCTGACATTTTATCCCTCCGTTTTTCATTTGCCGGGGCGCAAGCTGATCTCACCTCTCCCGGCTAAAGTAGCTTCTGAGTTGGCTGAAACACTCCAAGAGACGCCGATATCCTTTTCTACAGGTAGCGCGACCCTGAGCGCCACGGAGCAAGCCCGCCTCGCGGCCCTCACTCCCGCGCTCCTGGCCGCCGGACCTGCGGTGAAGTTGGTCATCGGCGGTCACCTTGACCCAGGCTCCGCTTCTGCTCGGGATCAATCTCTGGCTCTCGCCCGTGCTCGGCAGGTGCTGTCCTTCCTGGTCGAACAAGGCCTGCCAACCAGTGACGTTCTGACCGTCGCCTTTGACTCCGTTCCTCCGGGCTCACCTGGCGCTCTGGCGGCCCCCCACACCGTGGAGATTTTGCTTCGTTGA
- a CDS encoding ATP-binding protein — MSSLQAIRDALEQSPDNLSLLLLYGRASLEMLQLEDARIAFERVLALDPDHTDAQLGIARVLFMEGDTSGAAVRAERVLLQEPDDASAHLLLSRVYLSENDRARAIEHFDLAAQIDGTMSDPALERELGRTARDARRTSPATPTQAEPSMPNDGLDEGEASQEFYDDALEEPPYDWRPETFFTPGDPNRFETTFADVGGMDELKEEIRLKIIYPLQYPDLYKAYGRRTGGGILIYGPPGCGKTLVLRAVAGEVPCNYLSVGLHEIFDPYFGSTERNLHQIFETARANAPCVLVFDDLDSLAQDRRNVRESQLRNLVNQFLHELDGLRENQRVLVIGATNQPWALDPAFRRPGRFDQAIFVQPPDALARTQIISLLAKDKPISNLDVPTLVDATGGFSGADLKWVFDRAAELALSAAIHTGQPVPITMELLLNVARSHAPTMNSWFEGVRDHAQQVAPDGIFNEVKKFLNAPSSRER, encoded by the coding sequence ATGTCTTCTCTTCAGGCCATCCGTGACGCTCTTGAGCAGTCGCCCGATAACCTTTCCCTTCTCCTGCTCTACGGCCGTGCCAGCTTGGAGATGCTGCAACTCGAGGATGCACGCATCGCTTTTGAGCGCGTGTTGGCGCTGGATCCTGATCATACCGACGCCCAGCTCGGCATCGCTCGCGTCCTATTCATGGAGGGAGATACCTCCGGTGCCGCCGTGCGGGCGGAGCGTGTCTTACTCCAGGAGCCCGACGATGCCTCCGCACACCTACTGCTGAGCCGTGTTTATCTCAGTGAAAATGACCGGGCACGAGCGATCGAACACTTCGACCTCGCCGCGCAAATCGACGGCACCATGAGCGATCCTGCTCTCGAGCGTGAACTCGGCCGCACCGCCAGGGATGCCCGCCGGACCTCCCCGGCCACCCCGACCCAGGCAGAGCCGAGCATGCCCAATGACGGCCTGGATGAGGGTGAAGCTTCCCAGGAGTTTTACGACGACGCCCTGGAAGAGCCTCCCTACGATTGGCGGCCTGAGACCTTCTTTACCCCAGGTGACCCGAATCGCTTTGAAACCACGTTTGCCGACGTTGGCGGCATGGATGAGCTGAAGGAAGAGATTCGCCTGAAGATCATCTACCCTCTTCAGTATCCCGATCTCTACAAGGCCTATGGCCGCCGCACCGGTGGCGGTATCCTCATCTATGGCCCTCCAGGCTGCGGCAAGACCCTCGTGCTGCGCGCTGTCGCGGGAGAAGTTCCTTGCAACTACCTCTCTGTCGGCCTGCATGAGATCTTCGACCCCTACTTCGGCAGCACCGAGCGTAACCTGCATCAGATCTTCGAAACCGCGCGGGCCAATGCTCCCTGCGTATTGGTGTTCGATGATCTGGACTCCCTGGCTCAGGATCGCCGCAATGTGCGCGAGAGCCAGCTCCGCAATCTGGTGAATCAGTTTCTCCATGAACTGGATGGTCTGCGGGAAAATCAGCGCGTGCTGGTCATTGGTGCCACCAATCAGCCTTGGGCTCTAGACCCGGCGTTTCGTCGTCCAGGTCGGTTCGATCAAGCCATCTTCGTGCAGCCGCCCGATGCCCTCGCGCGCACCCAGATCATCAGTCTCCTCGCCAAGGATAAACCGATTTCCAACCTCGACGTCCCGACCCTGGTGGATGCCACAGGCGGCTTCTCCGGCGCAGATCTGAAATGGGTGTTTGATCGGGCCGCCGAGTTGGCCCTGTCGGCCGCCATTCACACCGGCCAGCCCGTGCCCATCACCATGGAACTGCTGCTGAACGTCGCCCGCAGTCACGCACCGACCATGAACAGTTGGTTCGAAGGCGTGCGCGATCATGCTCAACAGGTCGCTCCCGATGGGATCTTCAATGAGGTGAAAAAATTCCTCAACGCACCTTCATCACGCGAGCGGTAA
- the menA gene encoding 1,4-dihydroxy-2-naphthoate octaprenyltransferase, with product MIFDWIAAARPKTLGAAIAPVVVGSVLGWKIGGQWSGWLLFCTLGSTIALQVATNWFNDALDFKKGADTQARIGPRRVTASGAISGGRVMGAAWFMLVVAALLSIPLIQARGMAIVAIGIPSLYFCYGYTGGPMPLAYRGLGELFVILFFGFVAVLGSAFVQSGEWLEGGLVAGFQIGCLSTVLIAINNLRDQAEDRTTGKRTLAVRFGVTFARLEITFLILAAHAAGVYWWQHDFPSAFTTPLAVVPVGLFLILRIWTHAPGPSYNRLLALSGMQLLLFAGLFCWGVSRVSFNTGEGLVESERRSGQGASAVPISSAILAQRSNAAMAFVLTQPGGPVSKVPNSCVERLGAMSP from the coding sequence ATGATTTTTGACTGGATCGCCGCCGCCCGCCCCAAGACTCTCGGTGCCGCTATCGCGCCGGTGGTGGTTGGCTCCGTTTTGGGCTGGAAAATCGGCGGGCAGTGGAGTGGGTGGCTGCTTTTTTGCACCCTGGGCAGCACCATCGCCCTCCAGGTGGCCACGAATTGGTTCAACGATGCCCTGGATTTCAAGAAGGGGGCCGATACCCAGGCGCGCATCGGTCCGCGTCGAGTCACGGCCTCGGGTGCGATCTCAGGTGGTCGGGTCATGGGGGCCGCCTGGTTCATGCTGGTTGTGGCGGCCCTCCTTTCGATCCCGCTCATTCAGGCTCGTGGCATGGCCATTGTGGCGATTGGGATTCCTTCCCTTTACTTCTGCTACGGCTACACCGGGGGCCCCATGCCTCTGGCTTATCGGGGGCTCGGCGAGCTGTTCGTGATTTTGTTTTTTGGTTTCGTGGCCGTGTTAGGTTCAGCCTTTGTGCAGTCGGGCGAGTGGCTGGAGGGCGGTCTTGTGGCGGGTTTTCAGATCGGGTGTCTCTCCACGGTTTTGATCGCCATCAATAACCTGCGGGATCAGGCGGAGGATCGCACCACGGGGAAACGAACCCTGGCCGTGCGTTTCGGCGTCACCTTTGCCCGACTGGAGATCACCTTTCTCATCCTGGCGGCGCATGCGGCAGGGGTGTATTGGTGGCAGCACGACTTCCCCAGCGCCTTCACCACGCCCCTGGCGGTCGTGCCGGTGGGGCTCTTTTTGATCCTGCGTATCTGGACTCACGCGCCCGGGCCGAGCTACAATCGCCTTCTGGCACTCAGCGGCATGCAACTGCTCTTGTTCGCCGGATTGTTTTGCTGGGGCGTATCTAGGGTGAGTTTTAATACTGGGGAAGGGCTCGTTGAGTCAGAACGGAGGTCAGGGCAAGGCGCGAGCGCCGTGCCTATATCCTCTGCGATCTTGGCCCAGCGAAGCAACGCCGCCATGGCCTTCGTTCTGACTCAACCCGGAGGGCCCGTGAGTAAGGTGCCGAATAGCTGTGTTGAACGCCTTGGAGCTATGTCACCATAG
- a CDS encoding AMP-binding protein: MTPLQIDWHSAENHLAVNPLQPDGTAGLADFLTAQGLSHLCLFQTSGSEGLPKWVALPKEAFLISGRAVNEHFEVTAQDHWLIALPLHHVGGFSILARAHLSGSRYTQAQGRWQPAEFTAMCWENGITLASLVPTQVHDLVQARLTCPDPLRAVIVGGGGMSQALADAAVELGWRVFQSYGMTEAASQIATQPYNPFGAVFDVKSLQVLPHWRLHTDAEGVLTVSGPALARGYVTRATSGSWTWRPMPEEGLKTRDHVRLWTHGTRSFLQFVGRESGFLKILGELIHLAPLQEQMENLARQLGWSRLPVLLAQPDPRAETRLVLVCEAGSGDPAPLLARFHEASPPWLRVSEAIRLDHIPRSDLGKVQMEELRELVLR; encoded by the coding sequence ATGACTCCGCTCCAGATCGATTGGCACAGCGCTGAGAATCACCTCGCGGTGAATCCTCTCCAGCCCGACGGAACCGCAGGCTTGGCCGACTTTCTTACGGCCCAGGGCCTCAGCCATCTGTGTCTTTTTCAAACCTCCGGCAGTGAAGGCTTACCGAAGTGGGTGGCCTTACCGAAAGAGGCCTTTCTCATCTCAGGCCGTGCCGTGAATGAGCACTTTGAGGTCACCGCCCAGGATCATTGGCTGATCGCTTTGCCCCTGCATCATGTGGGTGGTTTCTCCATTCTCGCACGGGCTCACCTCAGTGGCAGCCGTTATACCCAGGCGCAGGGGCGCTGGCAGCCGGCAGAGTTCACGGCCATGTGTTGGGAAAACGGCATCACCCTCGCCTCACTCGTGCCGACTCAGGTGCATGATCTCGTGCAGGCACGCCTGACCTGTCCTGACCCTCTCCGTGCCGTCATTGTCGGCGGTGGCGGCATGAGCCAGGCCCTGGCCGATGCGGCGGTGGAGCTCGGCTGGCGGGTGTTTCAAAGCTACGGCATGACCGAAGCCGCCTCTCAGATCGCCACACAGCCCTACAACCCCTTCGGTGCGGTCTTCGATGTCAAATCACTCCAGGTGCTGCCTCATTGGCGGCTCCACACCGATGCCGAGGGCGTGCTCACCGTCAGCGGACCTGCCTTAGCCCGAGGCTATGTAACCCGTGCCACCTCTGGCTCCTGGACCTGGCGGCCCATGCCCGAGGAGGGGCTGAAGACCCGCGACCACGTCCGCCTCTGGACTCACGGCACACGCTCCTTTCTTCAGTTCGTGGGCCGTGAATCGGGCTTCCTCAAGATCCTCGGTGAATTGATCCACCTCGCCCCCCTCCAGGAGCAGATGGAAAACCTCGCCCGCCAGCTCGGCTGGAGTCGTTTACCCGTTCTGCTCGCGCAGCCCGATCCCCGGGCCGAGACTCGCCTCGTTCTCGTTTGCGAGGCAGGCAGCGGAGACCCCGCACCCCTCCTGGCACGCTTCCACGAGGCCTCGCCTCCCTGGCTACGCGTTAGCGAAGCCATTCGCCTCGACCACATCCCCCGCAGTGATCTGGGGAAGGTCCAGATGGAAGAGCTGCGGGAGCTTGTTCTTCGATAA
- a CDS encoding AAA family ATPase, with the protein MSDFPKLFQDLKTELQKSIVGYDALLTDVLVAIFSGGHVLLEGVPGLGKTFLVRTLSQVIGLEPGRVQCTPDLMPADILGTHIVNENDQGRRMMFFEKGPVFKNLLLVDEINRATPKTQAALLEVMQERSVTTGGERHSLPEPFYVLATQNPMEMEGTYPLPEAQLDRFMFKIKVPFPDLDSLVEISRRTTGFKEPELKTLLHGPELMKLQRDLAELPVADPVARYASQLILGTHPETPGVLPEIQRFVSYGASPRGLQSLIRGARIWAAVHGATAVSTDDIRAIAHVALRHRIILNFEGEAQQIKVDDLITKVLDQVKTPAQMAA; encoded by the coding sequence ATGTCTGATTTCCCCAAGCTCTTCCAAGACCTCAAGACCGAACTGCAAAAGTCCATCGTCGGTTATGATGCCCTGCTGACCGATGTGCTTGTGGCGATCTTTTCAGGAGGTCACGTCCTGCTGGAGGGCGTGCCCGGGTTGGGTAAAACCTTCCTCGTCCGCACCCTGTCGCAGGTCATCGGTCTGGAGCCTGGACGCGTGCAATGCACTCCCGACCTGATGCCCGCCGATATCCTCGGCACCCACATCGTCAATGAAAACGATCAGGGGCGTCGCATGATGTTCTTTGAAAAAGGCCCCGTCTTCAAAAACCTGCTCCTTGTCGATGAGATCAACCGCGCTACGCCCAAGACCCAAGCGGCGCTGCTGGAGGTGATGCAGGAGCGCTCCGTCACCACCGGCGGCGAACGCCATTCCCTGCCGGAGCCCTTCTATGTGCTCGCCACCCAAAACCCCATGGAGATGGAAGGCACCTATCCGCTCCCCGAAGCTCAGCTCGACCGCTTCATGTTCAAAATCAAGGTCCCCTTCCCCGACCTGGATTCCCTGGTGGAGATCTCCCGCCGCACCACCGGCTTTAAGGAACCAGAACTGAAAACCCTCCTGCATGGTCCTGAGCTCATGAAGCTCCAACGTGATCTGGCCGAGCTGCCCGTGGCGGATCCCGTGGCCCGCTACGCCTCTCAACTCATCCTCGGCACCCATCCCGAGACTCCTGGCGTCTTGCCTGAGATCCAGCGCTTCGTCTCCTACGGAGCCAGCCCGCGCGGCCTGCAGAGCCTCATCCGCGGAGCCCGCATCTGGGCCGCCGTCCATGGAGCCACCGCCGTCTCCACCGATGACATCCGCGCCATCGCCCATGTCGCCCTGCGTCACCGCATCATCCTCAACTTCGAAGGCGAAGCCCAACAGATCAAGGTGGACGACCTCATCACCAAAGTGCTCGATCAGGTGAAGACTCCCGCGCAGATGGCGGCGTGA